DNA from Arthrobacter sp. SLBN-112:
GGCGCATCTCGGACCACCCCGACGTTCTCGCAGCAGGCGGCAAGGCCGTTGCCGCCTGCTGCGACGTCACAAACGAGGCAACCGTGCACGGGGTGTTCGACGACATCCACCGGGAGTTCGGCCGGCTCGACATCCTGGTGAACAACGCCGGCATCACCCGGGACAACATGTTCTTCAAGATGGAGCGGCAGGATTGGGAGTCGGTCCTGGCCACCAACCTCACCAGCGCCTACCTTTGCACCCGCGCTGCCCAGCGCTACATGGTTCCGGCCAAGTACGGCAAGATTGTTTCGCTGAGCAGCCGCAGCGCACTGGGCAACCGCGGCCAGGCCAACTACTCGGCAGCGAAGGCCGGCATCCAGGGCCTGACAGCGACGCTCGCCATCGAACTTGGCCCGTTCAACATCACGGTCAACGCCGTGGCACCGGGCTACATTGCCACCTCGATGACGGCCGCAACGGCAGAGCGGGTGGGCGCCAGCCCGGCTGAACACCAGCAGGCCGTGGCGGAGCGCACTCCGCTGGGACGGGTCGGCCAGCCGGAGGAAGTGGCCGCCGCCGTGGCGTTCTTCGCCGGCGACGACTCCTCTTACATCTCCGGCCAAACCCTCTACATCAACGGCGGGGCCCGCTGATGCCCGAGGCATTCCTGGTCGGCGGCGTCCGCACCCCGGTAGGCCGTTACGGCGGCGCGCTCGCCTCAGTGCGGCCCGACGACTTGGCCGCACTGGTGCTGCACACCGCCGTCGCACGGGCCGGCGTCGACCCTGCCATGCTCGACGAAGTCATCCTGGGCTGTGTGAACCAGGCCGGGGAAGATAACCGCAACGTTGCGCGGATGGCCGCGTTGCTGGCCGGGTTCCCCCACGCAGTCCCGGCGGTGACAGTCAACAGGCTGTGCGCCTCGGGCCTGACCGCTGTCAGCATGGCGGCGCAGTCGGTGCGCAACGGTGACGCCGACATTGTGCTGGCTGGCGGCGTGGAATCGATGACCCGCGCCCCCTGGGTAATGGCCAAGCCCGGGAAACCCTATGCCAAACCGGGGGAACTCGCGGACACCTCAATCGGTGCGCGGTTCGTTAACCCGCGGATGGAATCCGGCGCGCTGTTCTCCATGCCGGAGACGGCCGAAGAAGTGGCCGGCCGGGAAAACATTTCCCGCGCCGACGCGGACGGGTTTGCGCTGCGCTCGCATTCCCTGGCTGTGGCGGCGATTGATGCGGGCCGGTTCACTGACGAGATAGTTCCTGTTCCGGTCAAGGGCAGCCGGGGGGAAACCAAGGTGGTGGACACGGATGAGGGACCCAGGCGCGGGTCAACGGCGGAATCCCTCGCCGCCCTCCAGCCGATCGTGACGGCCGGTGGAGTGGTCACGGCCGGCAACTCCAGTTCCCTTAACGACGGCGCCTCCGCTGTGTTGGTCGCCAGCGGCGAGGCGGTGGAGCGGCACGGCCTCACCCCGAGGGCGCGCATCATCACCAGCCAGGCTGCCGGTGTCGCCCCGGAGGTGATGGGCATCGGCCCGGTACCTGCGACCCAAAAGGCGCTGGACAAGGCCGGTTGGAGTCTGGCTGATGTGGGCGCGATCGAACTGAACGAGGCGTTTGCGGCGCAGGCTCTGGCCTGCATGCGGCTGCTCGGCATGGATGCGGGAATCGTCAACAACGACGGCGGCGCGATCGCTTTGGGGCATCCCTTGGGCTCCTCCGGATCAAGGATCCTGATCACGCTGCTGGGCCGAATGGAACGCGAAAACGCCAACCGCGGCCTGGCCACTATGTGCGTAGGGCTGGGCCAGGGCGTCGCCATGCTGCTCGAAAGGGTTTAGATGAGAATCTTCAAAGACGCCGCAGAGCTGGCCGGCATGACCGGGCAGGAAATCGGGGTGAGCGGATGGCATTGCCTGGACCAGGCCCAGATCCAGGCTTTCGCGGACGCCACGTTGGACCAACAGTGGATCCACACGGACCCGGAGCGGGCAGCCGGCGGCCCGTTCGGCGCTACCGTCGCCCATGGCTACCTCAGCTTGTCCATGCTCCCGTACCTGGCGGGCCAGGTGTACCGGGTTGAAGGGGCCTCGATGATCATCAACTACGGCCTGAACAAGGTCAGGTTCCCGGCGCCGGCCAGGGCCAACTCACGCATCCGTGACCGGCTGACGCTGGCCTCGGTGAGTGAGACAGCCAATGGCCGGCAGCTGCAGTTCCATCACGTGATCGAGCTGGAAGGCTCGCAAAAGCCTGCCTGCATCGCAGAGACTGTCTCCCTGCTTCGGAGCTGAACTCTTCTTGACGCTTGCACCACCAACCGAACAACGACGTTACGGCCGGGCCTGCCTGCAGGCTCTACACGAGGGAGAAACTTAATGGTCAACGATAACCCAAACCTGAAATACGCCACCGCTGACCCGGAGGGCGTGGCAGCGGAGCTGGAGGTGACGCCGGCTGAACTGCGTCGCACCTCCATTTCGTCCTTCCTTGGTTCTGCCCTGGAATACATGGACTTCACGCTTTATACCCTGGCGGCGGCGCTGGTCTTCGGGCCGCTCTTCTTCCCCAACACGGATCCGGCAATGGCGCTGCTGGCCAGCTTTGCCGCCTTTGGTTCCGGGTTCCTCGTCCGGCCACTGGGCGGGATCTACTTCGGCTACCTTGGCGACAAATACGGGCGGAAATCAGTCCTGGTCATCACCGTAGGGATGATGGGGATCGCCACCCTGGGAATGGGGCTGTTGCCCACATTTGCCCAGATCGGGGTAGTCGCTCCAATCCTCCTGGTGCTCTTGCGGCTAATCCAGGGTTTCGGCGCGGGCGCCGAACTCTCCGGGGCCTCGCTGCTGCTGGTGGAATCCGCCCCTTCCGGCAAGCGCGGTTTCTATGGGGCCGTGGTGGCACTGGGAACGGCGACCGGTGTGCTCCTGGCGAGCGGACTGTGGCTGCTGCTCTCGCAGATGCCGAAGGAGGAATTCCTCGCGTGGGGCTGGCGCCTTCCCTTCCTGCTGAGTGTCGGTACCACCCTCGTGGCGCTGTACCTTCGGCGCAGCGTGAGCGAATCACCGGTTTTCGAGGTGATCAAGGCGCGGCGTGCGGCGGCGCGGCTGGAGGCCAAGCAACAAAGCGTCTGGCGTGACGTTGCGGATTCCAAGAAGGCCTTCCTCGTCTCACTGGGCATCAAACTCGGCGAAAACGGTTCGGTCTACCTCGTGAAGGGCTTCCTCATCGGCTGGACGGTGTCGGTGGTGAAAATGGATGCAAACCTGGTGACTGCCGGCGTCACGCTTGGCTCCGTTTTGGGCGTGCTCACGGTCCTGCTGACCGGAAAGCTCACTGACCGGTTCGGTCGGCGCAAGGTATGGCTCTGGCTCTCCGGGTTCCAGTTCGCCTTCACGATCCCCGCGATGCTGATGATCGAAACACGCAACCCCGTGCTTGTGGCCCTGGTCTTCGTCATCTTCGTTGGCGGCCCGCTGCCCAACTTGTATGGCGTTGAGTCAACCTGGCTGGTGGAGATGTTCGGTTCCAAACGCCGCTTTTCCTTCATGACCACTGTCAAGGAAATCGGCGCCGTCCTGTCCGGCGGCCTGGGCCCCATCCTCGCCGCCACCGTCGTTGCTGCGGCTGGGCCGGGCTGGATACCGGTTGCCGCAATCCTCATGGCTTATGCCGCGATTGGCATTGCGGCCGGCTTCTTCGCTCCGGAAACGAGGGGCCGGGACCTTAATGCGGAGGCCGACGCCTTCTAGGCCCACGGAGCGGACGACGGCGGGTGGACACCCGGCGTCGTCCGCTCTCGTTTGTGCGGGACGGGGGTTCAATTCCACCGCCTTGTCGGGCGGTCTTCATTGGAACGAATGCAACATGACGGCAGCCATTAGCGGGTCGCGTGTGAATGCCGCTCCCCGGATGTAAGTTTTGCAACACCAGCTTTGAAACTGCTGACGGGCACGTGGTGGTGTCCGGTTACAGGGAACTTACTGGGGGTAGGACATGGAATTCGCGGAGAAACTTTCAGCCTTGGCGGCAAAGGTGCGTCAGCAGCGGGGTGCAATCCAGACAGAAGAGGCAACCAAGAATGCCTTCGTGATGCCGTTCATTTCGACAATTCTCGGCTACGACGTATTCAATCCTCTGGAGGTTGTCCCGGAATTCATCGCCGACG
Protein-coding regions in this window:
- the fabG gene encoding 3-oxoacyl-ACP reductase FabG; its protein translation is MSNFTNRVAVVTGGAQGIGAATALRLASGGAIAVVLDLNEEGAKDTARRISDHPDVLAAGGKAVAACCDVTNEATVHGVFDDIHREFGRLDILVNNAGITRDNMFFKMERQDWESVLATNLTSAYLCTRAAQRYMVPAKYGKIVSLSSRSALGNRGQANYSAAKAGIQGLTATLAIELGPFNITVNAVAPGYIATSMTAATAERVGASPAEHQQAVAERTPLGRVGQPEEVAAAVAFFAGDDSSYISGQTLYINGGAR
- a CDS encoding MFS transporter encodes the protein MVNDNPNLKYATADPEGVAAELEVTPAELRRTSISSFLGSALEYMDFTLYTLAAALVFGPLFFPNTDPAMALLASFAAFGSGFLVRPLGGIYFGYLGDKYGRKSVLVITVGMMGIATLGMGLLPTFAQIGVVAPILLVLLRLIQGFGAGAELSGASLLLVESAPSGKRGFYGAVVALGTATGVLLASGLWLLLSQMPKEEFLAWGWRLPFLLSVGTTLVALYLRRSVSESPVFEVIKARRAAARLEAKQQSVWRDVADSKKAFLVSLGIKLGENGSVYLVKGFLIGWTVSVVKMDANLVTAGVTLGSVLGVLTVLLTGKLTDRFGRRKVWLWLSGFQFAFTIPAMLMIETRNPVLVALVFVIFVGGPLPNLYGVESTWLVEMFGSKRRFSFMTTVKEIGAVLSGGLGPILAATVVAAAGPGWIPVAAILMAYAAIGIAAGFFAPETRGRDLNAEADAF
- a CDS encoding MaoC family dehydratase, whose product is MRIFKDAAELAGMTGQEIGVSGWHCLDQAQIQAFADATLDQQWIHTDPERAAGGPFGATVAHGYLSLSMLPYLAGQVYRVEGASMIINYGLNKVRFPAPARANSRIRDRLTLASVSETANGRQLQFHHVIELEGSQKPACIAETVSLLRS
- a CDS encoding thiolase family protein; the protein is MPEAFLVGGVRTPVGRYGGALASVRPDDLAALVLHTAVARAGVDPAMLDEVILGCVNQAGEDNRNVARMAALLAGFPHAVPAVTVNRLCASGLTAVSMAAQSVRNGDADIVLAGGVESMTRAPWVMAKPGKPYAKPGELADTSIGARFVNPRMESGALFSMPETAEEVAGRENISRADADGFALRSHSLAVAAIDAGRFTDEIVPVPVKGSRGETKVVDTDEGPRRGSTAESLAALQPIVTAGGVVTAGNSSSLNDGASAVLVASGEAVERHGLTPRARIITSQAAGVAPEVMGIGPVPATQKALDKAGWSLADVGAIELNEAFAAQALACMRLLGMDAGIVNNDGGAIALGHPLGSSGSRILITLLGRMERENANRGLATMCVGLGQGVAMLLERV